CGGCCACGGCGGCCACTCCCTCGCCGTCACCGCCGCCTCCTCCACGCTCTTCCGGTCCAGCATCCCGACGTTGAACCGCCGCGGCAGATCGTACATGAACACCTTGAGCGGCGGGCCGGTGGCGCATAGCGACTGCGGAGCCAAGGGTGAGGACTGCAGGAGGGGGATGAAGTAGGAGCGCAAATCGACGGTGCCGATGAAGATGGAGTAGGAGATGAGGAGTAGGAGGGTAAAGGTTAAGCCAATTGCGGCTTTCCGGTACATTTTTTCAGAGATCTGATCGGACGTTAGTTGGTATCTTCCATAGTGCTGAGTCCAGTAGTAGTAGAGACTTGGGGTATTTAATTTAGAGGTGGTTAAGGAGGCAAAAACAAATTGGGGCCTTGCTTCTAGGATTGGATTGCTTAGTGTCTAATTTCTTGTACACACTATAGTGAGCTATAGTCTTTCCCTTCCTCAGCACTTCATGCATCTTTTTagcattttcatttcttctgaATCAAGCAAGTGTTGGCAGGAATTGACAATGTGGGTATTCACACCATGGTTGAGATCTTGAGTTCCAATTTCTTGTATTTTGTTGGGTTTAATGTGATTGTGATCGGTTGTGTTATGCACTGGTTGCAATCGATTGCGTTAACAATATTGATGTAGTGGTAGTTTGAAACTTTAAAACactttttaaaatgatttgGTAGAGAGGTACGAAAATCATGCTTGGGTGATTATGATATTGGAAGATGATACATGCAACACCAATGACCACGATATAGAATAAGAAGATGGTTAACGAAGTACATGTTTATGTATTATAGTGTGAGTAAAAGTAATGAAAACCAAATCGAGACACAACTTTACTCAAAACTCAAATAAAGCTTCGTAACACATGATTCAAGTATTCAGTCATTTGAAATTCACAAATAATATCTCACATTTCTTATTTATTAATACGTGACCGAGTTTACGTATTAATTGAATCATACATTAAGgactattcttcttcttccattaataataaaaatccaaaTGAAATATAGCTCAGTCTACTCTGTCTTAGTCGGAGGTCAAATCAAAACGTCACATAGAGAGAGGTTGCAGCTTACTTTTCACTTTGACGAATCCATCAACACGTCGCTCTCTTCCTCCGTCACCATTTCCTACAACTTCGTCGTAGTATACTAAACAAACCGACCTTCCCAACCTCATCGGAAATCGGTGACAATGGCCGCCGGCGACGTGTCCGGCTTCAAGTTCCTCCTCTTTCTGGTCGCGATTTACGGCCTCATCGCCGTCCTCGTCCACTCCATTCTCCACATGCGCTTCATCACTCCGCTTGAGATCGACGCGCCGCTCGATCGCTTCTCCGAGGCTCGAGCCGTCCGCCACGTCCGAGCCTTGGCCCAAGATATCCCTAGCCGCCAGGTCAGCTGGTTTCTTCTTCCCTTGGATATCAATTCTTGCTGTAACTTTGATTCTTCTTACTTGTTAGTTATCAGACGTTGATGCTGTGATGTAAATGTTGTAGTGTTTAGAGAACAGTAAAAAAGCTCAGTTGCTAAGCAAGTCAGAATTTACGGTCTCGGATAGTACTAGAAGTGTCATGTAATTATGAACATAGTAAAGTATGCAAATGGAACTAAGTAATAACAAGTTGATATGTTTGTTGAGTAGGAAGGGAGTCCTGGATTAAGAGAAGCTGCTCGATACATTACGGCGCAGTTGGAAATGGTGAAAGAGCGAGCTGGACCTAATCTTAGGTATTTTACCCCACTCGTAAGAGTTTAGTGATTTTCTGAGTTTGGTAACTGACTGTGGTTCTAAATGCAGAGTTGAGATAGAAGAGAATGTTGTGAATGGCACATTTAATATGATGTTTTTAGGCTATGGCATATCGCTGGGGTACAGAAACCACACGAATATTGTGATGAGGTTAGTAATGCACTTTTGGTTGGTTAATTGTGTTGCAATgttttttgagtttgtttagctttgttttcttctgtttggATGCACCTGTGGGACTTGCGGTTTAGCATAGTTATGACTATCTAGTGAGATAATGTAGCATTTGTGCTTAACTTAATTGCAGAATAGCATCAGTAGACTCACAAGAATCTGATCCTTCAGTGTTGTTGAATGGCCATTTTGATAGTCCACTTGGTTCTCCAGGTGCTAGTGATTGTGGTTCGTGTGTAGGtgggtaaaaaaaaaggttcatCGTCTGACTGTAACTACCACATTTACTATTTCTCAACATATTtaagtaattttttatttattttattacgTGGTAGCATCAATGCTGGAAATAGCAAGACTTATTGTGGACTCGGAATGGGTTCCCCCCCAGCCTGtaattttcctttttaatGGTGCAGAGGAGCTCTTTTTGCTGGTACGTGGTTTTAAGGTTCAGTTGGGACTTGGGAGCCATATATTCAAACTTTTGCTATTCTGGAATCTTGTGCTTAGATTGTTAATTACTCTAGTATTAGCTATTCGATATGTTTGGGCTCATTCGAGGTGATGTCTTATCTGCTATTGTAGGGGTCTCATGGCTTCATGAAGACACATAAATGGCGTAAAACTATTGGGGCTTTTATAAATGTGGAAGCATCAGGGACAGGCGGTCCTGGTAGGATGTAAACTAATTGTTATTTACCTTGTGACATGTGTTTTAGTATGCTTAACTTTTTTACTTCTGCTGAAATTTTTAATTGGTGATTTATTCCTTTTGGTTGACTATTTTAAAAGCACTATGACCTATGAAACACAAACTACTTGCTTGGATGGCTACATTTGTATAACCGTTGGCTCGAAAAGATGAGATACATAGTGTTCTAAAATGTTTATAACCCATATGTACAGGACAATTATTTTTGcttattattatttgtttaTAACGGATTACATGTTACCAGAAATAGGTGAAAGGTTCACATATTTGAAACCATCAATGTTTTTCATGTAACACATGGTATTTTCATCTGCTAGTTTTATCAATTTGTGACAGTCTTTTTATGTTGCagcgtttttttttattgatttcTGTTGCTTTGATTTTGCAGATTTAGTTTGCCAGTCAGGACCTAGTTCTTGGCCTTCTCAGGTCTATGCTCAATCAGCAGTATATCCCATGGCACATAGCGCAGCTCAGGTAAATACTTATCCAATTCATGGAGTATGTATTAATTCTCATTCTGATTACTGCAGCATATTGATCTCCATGAATTATCCTACATCTTtgtgtaatatatatttttgcctCTGAACAGGTACATGATTAAACTGTCTTTAATATTCTCACTCTTAATCCTAAACCATGTCAGTGTTATGATCTTCTAGTCCCTTCTGTATCTTTAGATGATGACATTACCCAGACACAATATGCTTGTAaagtcactttttttttttcattagcTGGCTGACTCTGAATGTACACATCTGCAGGATGTTTTTCCTATAGTTCCTGGAGATACAGATTTTCGAATATTTTCTGAAGACTATGGTGACATCCCTGGCTTGGATATCATCTTTCTCCTTGGTGGTTATTTTTATCATACATCCTTCGATACAGTGGAGAGACTATTGTATGCATTACATCTGCTATTTTGGTACATATTTACTTacttataattttcaaattgcTTCGTCCCTAAGCACTTCCTCTGATAAATTTCAATGCCTCCAGACCTGGAAGCATACAAGCTCGTGGTGAAAATTTATTTAGCATACTTAGAGCCTTCACCAATTCTTCAAGGCTACAAAATACGCTTGAAAGCCATTCTAATGTATCAATTGCCAAGCAGCATGAGGAAGGACGTGCTGTTTTCTTTGATTATTTGACATGGTTCATGGTATGTTACAGGCTCATAATTGTTGATGCATGACATTGTTTATTTAACAATATTTTCACGAGACATTGGTCATTTAACAattcattctctctctctctctccatgaTGACTTCTAGATATACTATTCTCGGAAGGTAGCTATGGTACTTCACCGTATACCTATTGGCATCTTCCTGGCTGTGCCATTTTTTTCACAAAAGCAGAATTCTGGACTCTTATCTTGGTTTTCTACTTTCAACAAGTTTGTGAAAGGTAAAACACATTCAAGAATGTAATTACATTCAGCAACCAATTGGTTATTTTGTAGTTCTATAATAGTGTTTTCCCAAGTAAGTTCTGGTTCTCTTCTCATGGGATTTGTGAATTCTTCTCATAGGTCTAATTCCTGATCGTTGTCCAACTTGTTAATCTTATAGGAATGCTTTTCCATGCTGCTGGGGTTGTTCTAGCAATTGTATTTCCAGTTATCTTTTCCATCCTGAGATTGGTTTTCACTAGCCGTGCGATGAACTGGTGGGTTTATATCTTCCATAACTGCTCTTGTGAAACTAAATATCATTCAATCAATGTCTTATGTACTATTGTCCTACTATTTCTAACCATAGCATTCTACTTGTCCCTAAGAAATTCCCATGGGTTTAGCGTTTCGAACTCATATCTATTTTATCATATTCATTTATCAGAAATTATATTTCAGCAAATCGTATCATGATTGATTATTGTTCTAGATCACCAATGAATGAATTTAATAACGTAAATGGATAGacaattaaaaattaattttcccCATCAATTCTACCTCCTATTAGGCCATCATGTAAGAAATTGATTCTAAAAGCAGAGCTTTATATGTTGTGAGTTCGACTCACGGAAGACTAGTTGtatctcttccttttttttctttttttttcttcgaaaAGTCTAATTGTATCTCTCAGTTGCTAAagtaataatttttaaaaaaaattaacacgTTGTCAGCTCTGACTGgcattttggttgaattgcAGGTTCGCTCATCCGTATTTGGCTTATTTGATGTTTGTACCTTGCTCCCTTGTTGGTCTATTAATACCAAGATTTGTTTGGAGTAGCTGTCCCCTCTCTGAAGAGGCATCAGTTGTCAAGTCTTTAAAAGAGGTAGTGATATGCACtatatttttagttttttaccATGCATATCTTCGGAATTGTATTCCCAGATCTAATTAGCTGGTTAGTTTTCATGtacatttattattattattattattttgcatTTGATAGCTGAAGTATCTTTCAAATCATACATACCATCTTGTGTTTAGTGTCACATTGTAAAGTTTTTGCAATTCGGACCTAGTAATCTTTTGCATGAGCTCTATTATTGTCTTGGAATTTAATCTTGGTACATCATGAAACTACAAATCTAGAAGTTAAGAATATTGGTATATAATTTATCAATCCCATTATCCAAAGTAAGTTACAACCAAGCTAAATTCTTGCAGGCTTTAACTGATGAAGCAAGATTCTGGGGGGCATTTGGATTATATGCTACAATCACTGTGGTATGTAACTTGAATGCAAGATTAGTTTCTTTTTCTGTATTGTTTCCTTTTAATATGTACTTAAGCACTCAAGGGGATGAATTGTGAAACTATTTTAGTGAAAGCAGGCTTACCTACATGCTGGGTTGAGCGGGGGTTTCCTGACTTTTTCACTGTCTGTGTCTATGCTTCTTGGATGGATTTCATATTGCTTAACAGTCAAATTATATGGTCGCCAATCATTCAGGTACTTGTTTCAACAGATTTgcttataaatttaaaatgataGATGGTGTGCATGTGATGCTTCCTTTTGTGCAATTTCATTGATATTTTAGCTATGTCTAACAGCTTTCAAGTAGGAACTACAGATCTTTAACCAAATCTTTTATTGCTTCTCTCAGGTCGACAGTAATTTATATGCTACCTATACTTCCATGCCTCgcgtactcggtgtattttggtGCATTTCTTGTCCAGTTTTTGATTGAAAAGATGGGTATGATGGGTGCTTTGCCACCTCCATATGGTAAGTACTTTTGGAATCTCACAGCCTCTTACTAACTGTCATTTCAACTCACTATATTGTTGAAGTCACAGTTGCATGAATGATGTGATCTATAATTTTCTTATAAATATCAACTTTAATTTGAACTGCACTGTGCCTGGCTCAAAACGGATATGCTTGAACACTAGTATATATGGTTTTGAAGACTGGCTCAAAATGGTTTATTTATGGCTTCTAGTCTTAACCCTTGAATTATTTCGTAAAGTACTACAAATTCTCAGTATTCAAGATCTCTCAAAAAGCATGGTCATATATTTTTGTGCAGGTTATTTTGTTCCTGACATTGTGATGGCTGCAGTAATTGGAATTGTGACTAGTTACTCTGTAGGTCCTCTGATACCCGTTTGCGGTCACTGGTTAGCCAGGTCATCCATTTTACAAGTCTTATTGCATCTTAGTGTGCTAGGCTTGGCTTTGTCATCTCAGTTCTTTCCATATAGCACGGATGCACCTAAGAGAGTTGTTTTCCAGCATACATTTCTTACTGAAGGTATTAAAGCTAGCCCAAGTTATCAAGTGAAATGAAGGTCTTACTGTCAAAATCTTTATTCCTCTTTTCTGTCTCGTGataagtaatttcagaatccTTGATGACAGTTATacaattataataataataattattattttactattattattattattctcatTAATTACAACAAATGTGAGACTCAGGTTTTGAGCTCATTTATATCTGGATTACAGTATcatattctttctttctctgttTCTTTTGACTTTTTCTCTTGTTATCCTGTGTAACttcagcattttttttttctgtggaTGACAGGTGCAAATCGTGTTGTGGAGTCCAGCTTTGATTTTTCTGTTGTAGATTCAAATTCATtgctttttcttttcaaacatGCACCTGAGGTTGCAGAGGAATTGCACATTAGTTCAGAGTTATCTTTTGAAACTGCGAAGGCATCTCACCGAGAGACTTGGATGGTATGCAATTTTGTAAATGATGTTATTTATATGAATTAGAGATGTTTTTCTATAACTTTTCAAAGTTGTTTGTGTTTCTGTCCTGTAGGCATTTCTATTTCATTAATTTTCTATTCGTTTATCCTTCCTTTGTACATATTCATATTGACAGGCCACTGAGTTCAGGTGGATACCCTTTCCACATATGCTCTTGTTTTGGCAAACCTTTATTAGGAGTTTTCCGAGGTTGACGCTAGAACCTACTCTTTACCCCCTGGTTTATGCCGCCTCAAATCCCTTTTTCCATCTACATGTAGAGTTAATCCTGGTTGTAaagcggaaaaaaaaaagggagaaTGAGTTAATCCCCACCAGGAGCTCATTCGTCAACCTTTGAAACTGAAACAAGAATCTGTGTTTCGTAATACTCGTACTTCTTAGTTTGAGTGGTAGATGTCATTGTGGGTTCACCATggatacaatatatatgctaGTCAGTAGTCAGTTACCAAGTAAATAGTTCACTGTGACAGTGAATGAAATAGTCTGGTGTCCTCTGATATGCAGGGACTTTTTCCTGTTTCTTTTCTGTTCTCAAGAAGCTTGAAGTTCCCTGCAAGAAGTGATGGTATTATAAAGCAATACAGGCAGTTCCCTCATCTGTCCGCTTATAAGCCACATGCAGTGTTTGGTGAGGAATCTCGAAGAATATATTTGCAGCTGTCTTTAGGGTGAGTTGTAAAAGTTTGCATGTTCAGGATGTGTTCAGGCTTTTCATATTCTTTAAAGTTAAAGCTTGTTGTCCTTCCTTGCTCTCAGTTCCTTGGAGGAGGTTTGGGTTGCAGTTCTCAATATTACAGGACCTTTATCTAGTTGGTCATTTGCAGACAATACACTTCCAGGTTCCCCTCCCCATTGTTTCTTATTTTCTAGCGATACACTTAAATAGATATTTAGTTTTGACTTATCATTGAAACTGTTATAGCTACTGAAACATCTGATGGAGGTCCACCATCATACATATGCCGCCTCAGTGGAGCTAGTCCTGAGAATTGGACATTCTGGCTAGAGGTAAAGAAACCCCTTTACCtggtttagttttattttctttcggTGGCTTAAATTTTGTGATATCTGCAGGCTAACAGTTCTGAAGATCTAAGGGTAGAAGTTGCTGTTGTAGATCAatatatggttgatgaagCAAAGAAGCTGAAAGGGCTTTTTCCAGAGTGGGTAGATGTAGTTGCGTATTCTGGCTTTTTGtcgagttatattttctagTTTGAAACCACTAGTACTTTCGCATGTCAGATATAATCATAGAAACTGTTGTGAAAAAGCCTTATGCACCCCCAGCCCCAGCTCCCCAAACAGCACACAGAGTTAGAAGATCATTTCTGAGACATTCAATAAATACTGCATTTCGCACAGGGTATCTTTCCCTTATGAACCCATTGCCTCGCTTAGTTTATGTTTAACTGTCGAGTTCCATTGCTAATTAAACAGAAGAACCACGTATCAGGATGAATTGATGGAATGACGGTAAGGTCATATTTGACTCATTGACTAACTTCAACCAATCTGACTTCACCTTTGCAAACATTTGAATCGATCATCCCTCCAGTTCAGTTGAGATCTATATGTTACTACAAAACTTTGATAGCTAAGTTGTACACATCAACTAGGCTTTAATGAGCTAACGGAGTTTGTCTATGAGACGAATCAACTAGGCATTAatctcgttttttttttcggtgataCTCTTGTTCATTTGGGACTCGGCAATGTTGTTACCTCATAAATTCAAATGGCTCACGAGAAGAGTGAAGAGAACAatctaattattttgtgtacctAAAACACCACGTGAcactgtcatgtggtgtaTCCAGCTAATCATATTATTTTATGGTGTAGTAAACATGCACAtaatgaaagagaaaaaaattatttaaatatgagtaactAATCAGAAACAAACGATAAACAATTTACATATAACGCCATGTAGATTATGTATCgagtacatataataatttttcctaATTGACACTGCCTGTCGGCAACCGCATTTGACCATCTTTACAGTCCAACCAAGATATAAGTGTTGTTCTAACTGATAGCGTTTAGCAAGTACCAAAAGAACCCtgctctttttcctttttctttgaaataGGAACCCTATTATAGTTGTCACAGCGTCTTAGTGTACGACGTGTAAATACAATACGGATGCGTAAAATTAATGAcgtaaacatatatatactctAATAACCATAAGAGGACTTGCTAACCATTTCTAAACAAATGTACCATTTTAACCTTCAAAGAGTAAAAATGATTAGTACTCATAAAATAGTGAGACATATAAATAGATAACTTGcaatataaatagataattcaaaataaataaatatatatatatatataaacagttTCCACATATATCTCCAAATAACCACCTTATGTCAACTGCACCCAACGGATCTGTTTGTGTCTAGTATAAATGGTATTGCATCGCGAAGTTAAACACCATGCAAAGGTCGCCAATAGTCTCATCGACATGCAAAGTATGacccaaaatcaaaattcGACATGAGAGGGGTACACTATAATTTGAGCCCAACATAATCGGGTGATCACCCGAGCCCAGATCGGTCGGTCCCTagggtttaatttttttttccgtctCTGCTTATAAAAGCCGAAGCCTCATATAAAATTGCCTCTTCTGCGAAATAAACCTTATCGCACAACCCTTTCACTGAAGCAGAAGCAGCAGCCGCCGCCATGGTACTTCCTCAAGACCCTAAGTCCGTCTGTTCATCTCTGCTTATTCTCATGTATTTATCGTTCTTTCTTATATCAGGTGAAGTACTCCAAGGAGCCCGATAATCCCACTAAGTGTAAGATCTCTTCGATTTTCTCACATGATTCTCGTTTTTGATTTCATCTAAAAACTGCTTTTTGGATCTAATAGAAGTTTGTTGTTTATATCTACAGCTTGCAAGGCTAGAGGTTCTGACCTCAGAGTCCATTTCAAGGTATGTGTTTGTGTTTTAAATCAGTTTAGTTTTTTTCTTATTGTGGTTAGCTGAATTTAGGTGGAAGTGTAGTTGATGTCTGGATTTGTGAGGGTGTCAGATTATGTTGTGTTGTGAAAACCTGATGATAAAAGCAGGGTCCTATTGCCTATGTGGATGGGTCTCTCGTAACTATCAGGGAAATTAGTTGCAAAGTTATTGGGTGAACCTCTGTTTTGTGTCTATGTGGCTCCTTGTGGCTGAAGGTTCAGTAAACCATGCGACATTTTAATGGAATGCTTGCGTTTGTGTTATGATAAATGTTTGTTTGAAGTTATGATACAAGCCAAAGTGTCATGTGTAGATAATGACTTGCTTCTAAGTACGTGTGTTTCAAAAACATGATGGTATGAGGCATGTTTTTTAATCTCAATTCTTTTAAACTCGATGaacaattttgtttttcttttagtgGGAGCGATAAGTTTCTGGTGGTCAACCTTTTAGAAGAGATGTTGTAATCATGGGATAGTTTTTGTTGAGATGTTTTATGTTTAATGTAATGAATTGAAGACTTatgttttcttgtatttgCCTATTGTCCTTGACAGAACACGAGGGAGACAGCGTTCTCAATCAGGAAGATGTCCTTGATTAAGGCAAAGCGATATCTGGAGGATGTTTTGGTCCACAAGCAAGCCATTCCTTTCAGACGTTTCTGCCGTGGTGTTGGGCGTACAGCTCAGGCCAAGAACAGGCATTCCAATGGCCAAGGGCGTTGGCCTGTGAAATCTGCCAAGTTTATCTTGGATTTACTCAAGAATGCTGAGAGCAATGCCGAAGTGAGTTTCTTGCTGTTCGCTTCCCAGTGTTGGTTTAGCCACTACAATATCTAATTACTGGTTACCACTTTCAGGTTAAGGGTTTGGATGTCGACTCTCTCTTTGTATCTCACATCCAAGTCAACCAAGCACAGAAGCAAAGACGCCGAACGTACCGTGCTCATGGAAGAATCAACCGTATGTTCTtggatttatttattttggttcCATGTCCTTGTGTTTATCTTGAACATTTGTTCCTGAATATAACTTTTGTTTTGATCTTTTGTAGCATACATGTCATCTCCATGCCACATTGAGCTCACTTTATCTGAGAAGGAAGAACCTGTGAAGAAAGAGGTACTTATATAATTCCTATTTAGTTTTCATAAATATAATGGATTAATCACTTTCTTTTACCCATCTCTAACTGTTTTTGTCCCCTATGTCAATGTCATTGCAGCCTGACTCCCAATTGGCAACCAGCAAATCTAGGAAGTCGCAAGCTGTTCGTGGTGGTGGATCTGCTTGAGTGGCAATTAGACCTGCCAGTTGAAGAGTTCCTGACTATTGTGCTAATTCATATTATGAGAAATTTTTGTTGCTTATTATATAGTTTGAGATGTTATGCAGACAATTTTTGGACCACCCTGTGTACTGTTAATCCCAGATTATCTTTAGTTGGATCTATGATGGTTTGCTTGAGTACCTTAATAGTTAATATCCAATCCTAGAGTAGGACCATTGCAAATGGTCATGATTTGGCAAATAGTCTTGTTAAATTATCAACACGACGCTCCTTTGTTAGCTTTGTGCAGCCTTGTGGGAAACATCACCGTGTTGATATTGGCTAGGTGAAGTTAAATGATACCTCTACTCGGTCCAAACGCCACATTCCAATATTGCTCTAAACTTACTATACTCTCTCATTGGTGTTATTACTGTACTCTCATTGGTGTTAGTAACACCCTTAGCGCAATGTGGTGGCTTTCTTTAATCGTACAGATTCTCTTGAAAAGAATCGACATGAGCCCTGAACTGATATTGATTTTTACCGTCCTTATTTACCAAAGATACTCGCACTGTTGCCcttctttttttcaaaataaaaaatagaaaacaaaattcttAATGGAATTGTGGTTACGTGGCACTATCTTATTTGCAGCGACAATATGACCTCGTCACCACAACACCTCCACGTCATATCTACcgtttaatatttatttccttccCTTGCGTTTTTTTCTATTCTGTCTTCTCCTTCTCCGGACACACGTACAGAGATCCCTCACTCTTTTCTCCGTCTTCAGAAATCCAGGCAAAACCCTCCCGTGCTGTCTCAGGTAGCTCCCTCTCTTTGACTTCCAGCGCACCCAAAATTTCTTCCTCACAATCCCAATTCCTTTCTATTCCGAATCACGCTCTTCGATCTAGGTCTTCATTGGTATTTACGGTTTTGGGGTTTTGACCAATTACGCAGCGTTAAACcgttgtgtttgtttgttcaATTTCAGATATGGATTGGCAAGGACAGAAGCTAGCGGAGCACCTGATGCAGTTTATGCTGCTGTTTTTCGCGGTGG
This is a stretch of genomic DNA from Argentina anserina chromosome 4, drPotAnse1.1, whole genome shotgun sequence. It encodes these proteins:
- the LOC126792748 gene encoding 60S ribosomal protein L17-2, which translates into the protein MVKYSKEPDNPTKSCKARGSDLRVHFKNTRETAFSIRKMSLIKAKRYLEDVLVHKQAIPFRRFCRGVGRTAQAKNRHSNGQGRWPVKSAKFILDLLKNAESNAEVKGLDVDSLFVSHIQVNQAQKQRRRTYRAHGRINPYMSSPCHIELTLSEKEEPVKKEPDSQLATSKSRKSQAVRGGGSA
- the LOC126792728 gene encoding uncharacterized protein LOC126792728, translating into MAAGDVSGFKFLLFLVAIYGLIAVLVHSILHMRFITPLEIDAPLDRFSEARAVRHVRALAQDIPSRQEGSPGLREAARYITAQLEMVKERAGPNLRVEIEENVVNGTFNMMFLGYGISLGYRNHTNIVMRIASVDSQESDPSVLLNGHFDSPLGSPGASDCGSCVASMLEIARLIVDSEWVPPQPVIFLFNGAEELFLLGSHGFMKTHKWRKTIGAFINVEASGTGGPDLVCQSGPSSWPSQVYAQSAVYPMAHSAAQDVFPIVPGDTDFRIFSEDYGDIPGLDIIFLLGGYFYHTSFDTVERLLPGSIQARGENLFSILRAFTNSSRLQNTLESHSNVSIAKQHEEGRAVFFDYLTWFMIYYSRKVAMVLHRIPIGIFLAVPFFSQKQNSGLLSWFSTFNKFVKGMLFHAAGVVLAIVFPVIFSILRLVFTSRAMNWFAHPYLAYLMFVPCSLVGLLIPRFVWSSCPLSEEASVVKSLKEALTDEARFWGAFGLYATITVAYLHAGLSGGFLTFSLSVSMLLGWISYCLTVKLYGRQSFRSTVIYMLPILPCLAYSVYFGAFLVQFLIEKMGMMGALPPPYGYFVPDIVMAAVIGIVTSYSVGPLIPVCGHWLARSSILQVLLHLSVLGLALSSQFFPYSTDAPKRVVFQHTFLTEGANRVVESSFDFSVVDSNSLLFLFKHAPEVAEELHISSELSFETAKASHRETWMGLFPVSFLFSRSLKFPARSDGIIKQYRQFPHLSAYKPHAVFGEESRRIYLQLSLGSLEEVWVAVLNITGPLSSWSFADNTLPATETSDGGPPSYICRLSGASPENWTFWLEANSSEDLRVEVAVVDQYMVDEAKKLKGLFPEWVDVVAYSGFLSSYIF